One window of Metopolophium dirhodum isolate CAU chromosome 3, ASM1992520v1, whole genome shotgun sequence genomic DNA carries:
- the LOC132941252 gene encoding protein shuttle craft-like isoform X2: MPRTLRNSRKRTNHRNESTARVTSNLSPNAPEFIPIANDGTTANQRPNLVIQSMTFCGSSSASNSSGSNSNSNYEVTTTISSIPDVLNNKGQRDLLINLLNESKVDCVICYERAKNIEQIWNCRNCYQIMHLKCIIVWFIKSHCNAVWRCPACQSEMTGKPKYICFCGTLPNPYHNSVDTPHSCGQVCGLQRKNSNLNYNDCHHKCTLLCHPGPCPQCVVQVLRSCGCGKKRVYAQCGQSTQIVCNNVCLKKLNCQIHECEKTCHANNCEPCNKGCPQNLNPPEATLVASNASFADAILQYNLLPPDSLVTEDELRMLGLNPEELFEQSNVHDSYYSTSSNYDDDSYMHPSNALFDNTDESEVDDDDDYDVEVDNIDDIMQDIDFGYRSNSNFPVVLANPLSGYSGSHEFEIEYPVTDDDEDDVDDEDEDDDDDEDEDNNTGGEEEDNDEDNEVCFCGKSKRQVPCTPENAMVVYYSCGNLCEKQLSCKNHLCQKLCHVGQCDPCIALSVNRCPCGKRPLTEDELSNRTLCIQPIPTCDQLCGKPLECGPPESPHICGQNCHEGPCVRCELKTKYVCKCGSRSKEIKCNSVTSELTCKKKCNKMMSCGKHRCMVVCCNAQEHVCTRTCNGLLNCRQHRCDRVCHSGSCSMCYEASFEELYCRCGNSFISPPVRCGTRPPLCTLPCSREHECGHPATHICHDEDECPPCIALTEKLCFGGHELRFAIPCHIKNVSCGMPCGIPLACKRHTCTKPCHAPPCNTGPCRLPCNLPKSDCSHPCSKPCHNGSCPPIACKIMVSVSCICGNLTEARMCSDPKVIEYRLQVKAQSMSFLDNIVDSSPIIKSYKILECTTECAKLERNRRIALALQIRNPDLSPNVTPRYSDFMKEFAKKDASFCSYVHEKLAELVTNAKQSKQNSRSHSFEVMKYEKRKLIHEYSEHFGCESVAYDAEPNRNVVATALKEKSWLPNYSVVEVVQRESGCPRVNPFASIQKRNTIILNKKF, translated from the exons ATGCCGAGAACGCTGAGAAATAGCCGTAAAAGGACTAATCATCGTAATGAAAGTACAGCGAGGGTTACTTCTAATTTATCACCAAATGCTCCAGAATTTATtcctatag CAAATGACGGGACTACGGCTAATCAAAGACCAAATTTAGTAATTCAGTCGATGACATTTTGTGGAAGTTCAAGCGCATCAAATAGTAGCGG gAGTAATAGTAACTCTAACTATGAAGTTACTACTACAATTTCTTCTATACcagatgtattaaataataagggcCAGCGAGATTTGCTTATTAATCTTTTGAACGAAAGCAAAGTAGATTGTGTGATATGTTATGAAAGGGCTAAAAATATTGAGCAGATTTGGAATTGTCgtaattgttatcaaattatgcatttaaaatgcataatagTTTGGTTCATAAAATCTCACTGta atgctGTCTGGAGATGTCCAGCATGTCAAAGTGAGATGACTGGAAAGCcgaaatatatatgtttttgtgGTACTTTACCGAATCCATATCATAACAGTGTGGACACTCCTCATTCTTGTGGTCAAGTTTGTGGATTGCAaagaaaaaattctaatttaaactataatgatTGTCATCATAAGTGTACACTGCTTTGTCATCCTGGTCCTTGTCCACAATGTGTTGTACAAGTTTTAAG ATCATGTGGATGTGGAAAAAAGCGAGTGTATGCCCAATGTGGACAGTCAACCCAGATTGTATGCAACAATGTttgtcttaaaaaattaaactgtcaAATCCATGAATGTGAAAAAACATGTCATGCTAATAACTGCGAACCATGTAATAAAGGATGTCCTCAAA ATCTAAATCCGCCAGAAGCAACGTTAGTTGCATCAAATGCATCATTTGCTGATGCAATTTTGCAATATAATCTATTACCACCTGATTCGTTAGTAACAGAGGACGAATTAAGAATGCTAGGATTGAATCCAGAGGAATTATTTGAGCAGAGCAATGTTCATGATTCATATTATTCCACTTCCAGTAATTATGATGATGATAGTTATATGCATCCTAGTAATGCCTTATTTGATAATACAGATGAAAGTGAagttgatgatgatgatgattacgATGTCGAAGTCGATAATATAGATGATATTATGCAAGATATTGATTTTGGCTACCGTAGTAATTCAAATTTTCCTGTGGTCTTAGCAAACCCACTCTCTGGTTACTCTGGTTCTCACGAGTTTGAAATTGAGTATCCAGTGACTGATGATGATGAAGATGATGTtgatgatgaagatgaagatgacgatgacgatgaagatgaagataataATACTGGAGGAGAAGAAGAAGATAATGATGAAGATAATGAAG TGTGTTTCTGTGGAAAATCGAAACGACAAGTACCATGCACTCCAGAGAATGCCATGGTGGTATATTACAGCTGTGGAAATTTGtgtgaaaaacaattatcttGCAAAAATCACTTATGCCAGAAACTGTGTCATGTTGGTCAATGTGACCCGTGTATAGCTTTATCTGTTAATAGATGTCCTTGTGGAAAACGGCCATTAACAGAAGATGAACTTAGTAACCGTACATTATGTATACAACCGATACCCACATGTGACCAACTATGTGGAAAACCTCTAGAATGTGGTCCACCAG aaaGTCCGCATATATGTGGACAAAACTGTCATGAAGGCCCATGTGTTCGCTGTGAACTTAAAAccaaatatgtatgtaaatgcGGTAGTAGATCCAaggaaataaaatgtaattctgTAACCAGTGAATTGACTTGCAAAAAGAAATGTAACAAG ATGATGTCTTGTGGAAAACATCGATGTATGGTAGTATGTTGTAATGCACAAGAGCATGTATGTACCAGAACTTGTAATGGACTATTAAATTGCCGTCAACATCGTTGTGATCGTGTTTGCCATTCTGGAAGCTGTTCAATGTGCTATGAAGCAA gttttGAAGAGTTGTATTGTCGATGTGGCAATAGTTTTATTTCTCCTCCTGTCAGGTGTGGTACTCGTCCACCATTATGTACATTACCTTGTTCACGAGAACACGAATGTGGTCATCCGGCTACTCATATTTGTCATGATGAGGATGAATGTCCTCCTTGTATAGCTCTGACTGAAAAATTGTGTTTTGGTGGTCATGAG CTGCGTTTTGCTATACCATgtcatataaaaaatgtatcatgcGGAATGCCTTGTGGCATTCCACTTGCTTGCAAAAGACACACTTGTACCAAACCATGTCACGCACCACCATGTAATACTGGTCCATGCCGTTTACCATGTAATTTACCAAAATCGGATTGCAGCCATCCATGCTCAAAACCTTGTCATAATGGTTCATGCCCGCCAATAGCATGCAAAATAATG GTGAGTGTTAGCTGTATTTGTGGGAATTTGACAGAAGCTAGGATGTGTTCTGACCCTAAAGTGATTGAATATCGTCTTCAAGTTAAAGCACAGTCAATGAGCTTCCTAGACAATATTGTTGACTCATCGCCaatcataaaatcatataaaat tctGGAATGTACAACAGAATGTGCTAAATTAGAACGGAATCGTCGAATTGCCCTTGCACTTCAAATCCGTAATCCAGATTTATCTCCTAATGTCACTCCACGATATTCAGATTTCATGAAAGAATTTGCAAAAAAAGATGCATCATTCTGTAGTTATGTTCATGAAAAACTTGCTGAATTGGTCACTAATGCTAAACAA TCTAAACAAAATTCTCGAAGTCATTCATTTGAAGTAATGAAGTATGAAAAGCGTAAATTGATTCACGAGTACAGTGAACATTTTGGATGCGAATCAGTAGCTTATGACGCTGAACCAAATAGAAATGTTGTGGCTACAGCTCTTAAAGAAAaa
- the LOC132941252 gene encoding protein shuttle craft-like isoform X1: protein MPRTLRNSRKRTNHRNESTARVTSNLSPNAPEFIPIANDGTTANQRPNLVIQSMTFCGSSSASNSSGSNSNSNYEVTTTISSIPDVLNNKGQRDLLINLLNESKVDCVICYERAKNIEQIWNCRNCYQIMHLKCIIVWFIKSHCNAVWRCPACQSEMTGKPKYICFCGTLPNPYHNSVDTPHSCGQVCGLQRKNSNLNYNDCHHKCTLLCHPGPCPQCVVQVLRSCGCGKKRVYAQCGQSTQIVCNNVCLKKLNCQIHECEKTCHANNCEPCNKGCPQMCFCGKSKRQVPCTPENAMVVYYSCGNLCEKQLSCKNHLCQKLCHVGQCDPCIALSVNRCPCGKRPLTEDELSNRTLCIQPIPTCDQLCGKPLECGPPESPHICGQNCHEGPCVRCELKTKYVCKCGSRSKEIKCNSVTSELTCKKKCNKMMSCGKHRCMVVCCNAQEHVCTRTCNGLLNCRQHRCDRVCHSGSCSMCYEASFEELYCRCGNSFISPPVRCGTRPPLCTLPCSREHECGHPATHICHDEDECPPCIALTEKLCFGGHELRFAIPCHIKNVSCGMPCGIPLACKRHTCTKPCHAPPCNTGPCRLPCNLPKSDCSHPCSKPCHNGSCPPIACKIMVSVSCICGNLTEARMCSDPKVIEYRLQVKAQSMSFLDNIVDSSPIIKSYKILECTTECAKLERNRRIALALQIRNPDLSPNVTPRYSDFMKEFAKKDASFCSYVHEKLAELVTNAKQSKQNSRSHSFEVMKYEKRKLIHEYSEHFGCESVAYDAEPNRNVVATALKEKSWLPNYSVVEVVQRESGCPRVNPFASIQKRNTIILNKKF from the exons ATGCCGAGAACGCTGAGAAATAGCCGTAAAAGGACTAATCATCGTAATGAAAGTACAGCGAGGGTTACTTCTAATTTATCACCAAATGCTCCAGAATTTATtcctatag CAAATGACGGGACTACGGCTAATCAAAGACCAAATTTAGTAATTCAGTCGATGACATTTTGTGGAAGTTCAAGCGCATCAAATAGTAGCGG gAGTAATAGTAACTCTAACTATGAAGTTACTACTACAATTTCTTCTATACcagatgtattaaataataagggcCAGCGAGATTTGCTTATTAATCTTTTGAACGAAAGCAAAGTAGATTGTGTGATATGTTATGAAAGGGCTAAAAATATTGAGCAGATTTGGAATTGTCgtaattgttatcaaattatgcatttaaaatgcataatagTTTGGTTCATAAAATCTCACTGta atgctGTCTGGAGATGTCCAGCATGTCAAAGTGAGATGACTGGAAAGCcgaaatatatatgtttttgtgGTACTTTACCGAATCCATATCATAACAGTGTGGACACTCCTCATTCTTGTGGTCAAGTTTGTGGATTGCAaagaaaaaattctaatttaaactataatgatTGTCATCATAAGTGTACACTGCTTTGTCATCCTGGTCCTTGTCCACAATGTGTTGTACAAGTTTTAAG ATCATGTGGATGTGGAAAAAAGCGAGTGTATGCCCAATGTGGACAGTCAACCCAGATTGTATGCAACAATGTttgtcttaaaaaattaaactgtcaAATCCATGAATGTGAAAAAACATGTCATGCTAATAACTGCGAACCATGTAATAAAGGATGTCCTCAAA TGTGTTTCTGTGGAAAATCGAAACGACAAGTACCATGCACTCCAGAGAATGCCATGGTGGTATATTACAGCTGTGGAAATTTGtgtgaaaaacaattatcttGCAAAAATCACTTATGCCAGAAACTGTGTCATGTTGGTCAATGTGACCCGTGTATAGCTTTATCTGTTAATAGATGTCCTTGTGGAAAACGGCCATTAACAGAAGATGAACTTAGTAACCGTACATTATGTATACAACCGATACCCACATGTGACCAACTATGTGGAAAACCTCTAGAATGTGGTCCACCAG aaaGTCCGCATATATGTGGACAAAACTGTCATGAAGGCCCATGTGTTCGCTGTGAACTTAAAAccaaatatgtatgtaaatgcGGTAGTAGATCCAaggaaataaaatgtaattctgTAACCAGTGAATTGACTTGCAAAAAGAAATGTAACAAG ATGATGTCTTGTGGAAAACATCGATGTATGGTAGTATGTTGTAATGCACAAGAGCATGTATGTACCAGAACTTGTAATGGACTATTAAATTGCCGTCAACATCGTTGTGATCGTGTTTGCCATTCTGGAAGCTGTTCAATGTGCTATGAAGCAA gttttGAAGAGTTGTATTGTCGATGTGGCAATAGTTTTATTTCTCCTCCTGTCAGGTGTGGTACTCGTCCACCATTATGTACATTACCTTGTTCACGAGAACACGAATGTGGTCATCCGGCTACTCATATTTGTCATGATGAGGATGAATGTCCTCCTTGTATAGCTCTGACTGAAAAATTGTGTTTTGGTGGTCATGAG CTGCGTTTTGCTATACCATgtcatataaaaaatgtatcatgcGGAATGCCTTGTGGCATTCCACTTGCTTGCAAAAGACACACTTGTACCAAACCATGTCACGCACCACCATGTAATACTGGTCCATGCCGTTTACCATGTAATTTACCAAAATCGGATTGCAGCCATCCATGCTCAAAACCTTGTCATAATGGTTCATGCCCGCCAATAGCATGCAAAATAATG GTGAGTGTTAGCTGTATTTGTGGGAATTTGACAGAAGCTAGGATGTGTTCTGACCCTAAAGTGATTGAATATCGTCTTCAAGTTAAAGCACAGTCAATGAGCTTCCTAGACAATATTGTTGACTCATCGCCaatcataaaatcatataaaat tctGGAATGTACAACAGAATGTGCTAAATTAGAACGGAATCGTCGAATTGCCCTTGCACTTCAAATCCGTAATCCAGATTTATCTCCTAATGTCACTCCACGATATTCAGATTTCATGAAAGAATTTGCAAAAAAAGATGCATCATTCTGTAGTTATGTTCATGAAAAACTTGCTGAATTGGTCACTAATGCTAAACAA TCTAAACAAAATTCTCGAAGTCATTCATTTGAAGTAATGAAGTATGAAAAGCGTAAATTGATTCACGAGTACAGTGAACATTTTGGATGCGAATCAGTAGCTTATGACGCTGAACCAAATAGAAATGTTGTGGCTACAGCTCTTAAAGAAAaa
- the LOC132941253 gene encoding BUB3-interacting and GLEBS motif-containing protein ZNF207 encodes MGRKKKKQSKPWCWYCNREFDDEKILIQHQKAKHFKCHICHKKLYTGPGLSIHCMQVHKETIDKVPNALSHRSNIEIEIYGMEGIPEDDMKEHERQKSGGKGTRSDSDDDAGPPVKKKPEYSNPAGPSMMPPYNPMMNHMQAMGPPYMGPGMPMMGPSVSVGPMPPGQPVGMANKPLFPSAAAIASNSDVRSNSTMLSGGPVGGLNKSAFPAYSGNDNDSKSKSLISSTGTSSKIIHPSEDISLEEHKARFPKYAIHMDIQNPLPTNIPEQHQLGAPLMSPHGQVSPVTQQFQQQQHQQQQQQLQQQLHQQQQQQQQQQQQQQQHQHQQQQQQQQQQQQQQQQQHHHHQHQQHQQAIQNEMERQVAAMAAVMQQQQQQQQQQQQQQRFAAPVISMPNMMPQPPTVFMAQQMPTLLRPSLGGLPPHAMSMLRPQMPIHPGLMVNPPMVNPYAPGGPMGFPGAQMLAPMMHPRFR; translated from the exons ATGGGTCGCAAAAAGAAGAAGCAGTCCAAGCCATGGTGCTG gtaTTGCAACCGTGAATTTGatgatgaaaaaattttaattcagcaTCAAAaagcaaaacattttaaatgccaCATATGTCATAAAAAACTATACACTGGTCCTGGTTTATCAATTCATTGTATGCAg GTTCACAAAGAAACAATAGACAAAGTGCCCAATGCACTTTCACATCGTTCTAATATTGAAATAGAAATTTATGGAATGGAAGGAATTCCTGAGGATGATATGAAAGAACACGAGCGACAAAAGTCTGGTGGcaaag gtacacgatCGGATAGTGATGATGACGCTGGGCCACCTGTAAAGAAGAAACCTGAGTATTCAAATCCAGCTGGTCCTTCCATGATGCCACCTTATAATCCTATGATGAATCATATGCAAGCTATGGGCCCTCCTTATATGGGACCGGg AATGCCAATGATGGGTCCTTCTGTTTCTGTTGGTCCTATGCCACCTGGTCAACCTGTGGGAATGGCAAATAAGCCATTATTCCCTAGTGCTGCAGCAAtt gcTAGTAACTCTGATGTTCGTTCAAATAGCACAATGCTATCTGGTGGTCCAGTTGGTGGCCTCAATAAGTCAGCATTTCCAGCTTACTCtgg GAATGATAATGATTCGAAATCAAAATCACTTATTAGTTCTACTGGAACATCTAGTAAAATAATTCATCCATCAGAAGATATTTCTTTa GAAGAACATAAAGCTCGTTTTCCTAAGTATGCTATTCATATGGACATTCAAAATCCATTACCAACAAACATCCCTGAGCAACATCAGCTCGGTGCACCACTCATGTCACCTCATGGTCAAGTGTCTCCTGTAACTCAACAAtttcaacaacaacaacatcaacagcagcagcagcaattGCAACAGCAACTTCatcagcaacaacaacaacagcagcagcagcagcaacaacaacaacagcatcagcatcagcagcagcagcagcagcagcaacaacaacaacaacaacagcagcagcagcaccaCCATCACCAACATCAACAACACCAACAAGCGATTCAAAATGAG atggAACGACAAGTAGCTGCTATGGCAGCAGttatgcaacaacaacaacaacaacagcagcagcagcagcaacaacagcgATTTGCTGCACCAGTTATATCAATGCCTAATATGATGCCCCAGCCTCCTACTGTTTTTATGGCACAGCAAATGCCTACTCTTTTACGGCCTTCTTTAGGTGGTTTACCACCTCATGCTATGAGCATGCTAAGGCCTCAAATGCCTATTCATCcag GTTTAATGGTTAACCCACCGATGGTCAATCCTTATGCTCCCGGTGGACCAATGGGCTTCCCAGGCGCTCAAATGTTAGCTCCGATGATGCACCCTCGCTTCAGATGA